The following are encoded together in the Nocardioides thalensis genome:
- a CDS encoding alkaline phosphatase family protein has product MPADANPASGRWFAAAVAAVVVLALVLGGVLWLAGGDEPAARDPGPSASSGAPGETTSTAAEDSSDDPGGQSTEGDRELGDRAEELAGTGIPDDARVLVVSVDGLASWAVAPDATPTVSRLLTEGAGTLNARTAYEQTVTLPNHTSMVTGERIDASAGGHGVDWNSERAGRAAPGVSSVFSVVDGAGGSSAVLAGKSKFVTWDRSWPGTIDDLVIAGDESALTDRALAEVREGTDLTFLHLRGPDLAGHLTGWGSAPYDAAVAAADAEIGRLVEAITGDPDLADEMVVVVTADHGGVPGTRHHEDPAAPADYTVPFVVWGAGVAVGDLYGLNPDYADPGGGRPSYDGPQPVRNGDVANLVTAVLGLRAVPGSEVGAAQDLDVSNFTTR; this is encoded by the coding sequence GTGCCTGCTGACGCGAACCCCGCCTCGGGACGGTGGTTCGCCGCGGCGGTGGCAGCGGTCGTCGTACTGGCGCTCGTGCTGGGCGGCGTGCTCTGGCTCGCCGGCGGTGACGAGCCGGCCGCCCGCGACCCTGGTCCGAGCGCCTCGAGCGGGGCGCCCGGCGAGACCACCAGCACGGCCGCGGAGGACTCCAGCGACGACCCCGGCGGGCAGTCGACGGAGGGCGACCGGGAGCTCGGCGACCGGGCCGAGGAGCTCGCAGGCACGGGGATCCCCGACGACGCGCGGGTGCTCGTCGTGTCGGTCGACGGCCTCGCGTCGTGGGCGGTCGCGCCCGACGCCACCCCGACGGTGAGCCGCCTGCTCACCGAGGGCGCGGGCACCCTGAACGCACGCACGGCCTACGAGCAGACCGTCACCCTGCCCAACCACACGAGCATGGTCACCGGCGAGCGGATCGACGCGAGCGCGGGCGGGCACGGCGTCGACTGGAACTCCGAGCGCGCCGGCCGGGCCGCTCCGGGCGTCTCGTCGGTCTTCTCCGTGGTCGACGGGGCGGGCGGCAGCAGCGCGGTGCTGGCGGGGAAGTCGAAGTTCGTCACCTGGGACCGCTCCTGGCCGGGCACGATCGACGACCTGGTGATCGCCGGCGACGAGTCGGCGCTCACCGACCGCGCGCTCGCCGAGGTGCGCGAGGGCACCGACCTGACGTTCCTCCACCTCCGCGGCCCCGACCTGGCGGGCCACCTCACCGGCTGGGGATCGGCGCCGTACGACGCCGCGGTCGCGGCCGCGGACGCCGAGATCGGCCGGTTGGTCGAGGCCATCACCGGCGACCCCGACCTCGCCGACGAGATGGTGGTCGTGGTCACGGCCGACCACGGCGGCGTGCCCGGCACCCGCCACCACGAGGACCCGGCCGCCCCGGCGGACTACACGGTCCCGTTCGTCGTCTGGGGCGCGGGCGTCGCGGTGGGGGACCTCTACGGCCTGAACCCCGACTACGCCGACCCGGGCGGCGGCCGTCCGTCGTACGACGGTCCGCAGCCGGTGCGCAACGGCGACGTCGCCAACCTGGTGACCGCCGTGCTCGGCCTCCGTGCGGTGCCCGGGAGCGAGGTCGGCGCCGCTCAGGATCTGGACGTCTCCAACTTTACAACTCGCTAG
- a CDS encoding fatty acid desaturase — MTTSSVNPEEYGKSVPEGTTEIWKDKKRYLWLWGLMVPGFGVAFALLYLATGGWWGFALVGPLLVNGIIPIFDLAFGRDSSNPPDEVIEALENDKYYRWVVFMYIPLMYIVLLGGFDILMGHNPVRQVLDWVGAGAWGDANLGGLYDNATMPTDWWIRALWAFSIAAIVGIGINTAHELGHKKESVERWLAKITLAPTFYGHFYIEHNRGHHVRVATPEDPASSRLGENFYEFWPRTVIGSLKSAWEVEAKRFRRKGTHPFHLSNDVLNAWAMSVVLWGSFVALFGWEVLPYAAITIVCGFSLLEIVNYLEHYGMKRQKVGPKQRYERVLPMHSWNSNNIVTNIFLYHLQRHSDHHANPTRRYQALRDFKESPALPTGYAGMINLALIPPLWRKVMDHRVVEHLDGDVTLANIKPGKEAKYLAKFPPPETHVQHEDLWLQNHEGEILAARCPGCGYTYEVAAGDEHQGFPAGTAWADIPEDWFCPDCGVRDKADFIPFDPEKAEA, encoded by the coding sequence ATGACGACCTCAAGCGTCAACCCCGAGGAATACGGCAAGTCCGTCCCCGAAGGCACCACCGAGATCTGGAAGGACAAGAAGCGCTACCTGTGGCTCTGGGGCCTGATGGTGCCCGGGTTCGGGGTGGCCTTCGCCCTCCTCTACCTCGCGACCGGCGGCTGGTGGGGCTTCGCGCTCGTCGGGCCGCTGCTGGTCAACGGGATCATCCCGATCTTCGACCTGGCCTTCGGCCGTGACAGCTCCAACCCGCCGGACGAGGTCATCGAGGCGCTGGAGAACGACAAGTACTACCGGTGGGTCGTGTTCATGTACATCCCGTTGATGTACATCGTTCTCCTCGGCGGGTTCGACATCCTGATGGGCCACAACCCGGTCCGCCAGGTCCTCGACTGGGTCGGCGCCGGCGCCTGGGGCGACGCGAATCTCGGCGGCCTCTACGACAACGCCACGATGCCGACCGACTGGTGGATCCGGGCCTTGTGGGCATTCTCGATCGCCGCCATCGTGGGCATCGGCATCAACACCGCCCACGAGCTGGGTCACAAGAAGGAGTCGGTCGAGCGCTGGCTCGCCAAGATCACGCTCGCGCCGACGTTCTACGGCCACTTCTACATCGAGCACAACCGCGGCCACCACGTCCGCGTCGCGACCCCCGAGGACCCCGCGAGCTCGCGCCTCGGCGAGAACTTCTACGAGTTCTGGCCGCGGACCGTCATCGGCTCGCTCAAGAGCGCCTGGGAGGTCGAGGCCAAGCGCTTCCGCCGCAAGGGCACCCACCCGTTCCACCTGAGCAACGACGTGCTGAACGCCTGGGCGATGTCGGTCGTGCTGTGGGGTTCCTTCGTCGCTCTGTTCGGCTGGGAGGTCCTTCCCTACGCCGCGATCACGATCGTGTGCGGCTTCTCCCTGCTGGAGATCGTCAACTACCTCGAGCACTACGGCATGAAGCGCCAGAAGGTCGGACCAAAGCAGCGCTACGAGCGGGTGCTGCCGATGCACAGCTGGAACAGCAACAACATCGTCACCAACATCTTCCTGTACCACCTGCAGCGGCACAGCGACCACCACGCCAACCCGACCCGGCGCTATCAGGCGCTGCGTGACTTCAAGGAGTCGCCGGCCCTCCCGACCGGCTACGCCGGGATGATCAACCTCGCCCTGATCCCGCCGCTGTGGCGCAAGGTGATGGACCACCGCGTGGTCGAGCACCTCGACGGCGACGTCACCCTCGCCAACATCAAGCCGGGCAAGGAGGCAAAGTACCTCGCCAAGTTCCCGCCGCCGGAGACCCACGTACAGCACGAGGACCTGTGGCTGCAGAACCACGAGGGCGAGATCCTCGCCGCGCGGTGCCCCGGCTGCGGCTACACCTACGAGGTCGCCGCGGGTGACGAGCACCAGGGCTTCCCCGCCGGCACGGCGTGGGCCGACATCCCCGAGGACTGGTTCTGCCCCGACTGCGGCGTGCGCGACAAGGCAGACTTCATCCCGTTCGATCCCGAGAAGGCGGAGGCCTGA
- a CDS encoding ferredoxin: MKIVADLDKCEGLGMCEAMANDYFEVDEDEELVNVLDENPPESDRAHVYAAVQACPVLALTLAD, encoded by the coding sequence ATGAAGATCGTCGCTGATCTCGACAAGTGCGAGGGCCTCGGCATGTGCGAGGCCATGGCCAACGACTACTTCGAGGTCGACGAGGACGAGGAGCTGGTCAACGTCCTCGACGAGAACCCCCCGGAGTCCGACCGGGCCCACGTCTACGCCGCCGTCCAGGCCTGCCCCGTGCTGGCCCTGACGCTCGCCGACTGA
- a CDS encoding TetR family transcriptional regulator gives MAILPDVTARPWELVEPAALPLRDRLFDAACTVLTTEGWARVTMARLADDVGVSRQTVYNEIGTKADLAEAVVLRELDRFLAGVKRSFDENPDDLVQALRDSARRVLKYAEDNALLHAVVSATHGADTELLPLLTTHAQFLMEGAKQVVLERIQGYEINIPDDRLDAAIDMVIRLVLSHVMQPGGDPVTTADDIAWIAARVIGEES, from the coding sequence ATGGCTATCCTCCCCGACGTGACGGCACGCCCGTGGGAGCTCGTGGAGCCGGCCGCGCTTCCGCTGCGCGACCGGCTCTTCGACGCCGCCTGCACCGTCCTCACCACCGAGGGCTGGGCCCGGGTCACCATGGCCCGGCTCGCCGACGACGTCGGCGTCAGCCGGCAGACGGTCTACAACGAGATCGGCACCAAGGCCGACCTCGCCGAGGCCGTGGTCCTGCGGGAGCTCGACCGCTTCCTCGCCGGCGTGAAGCGCTCCTTCGACGAGAACCCTGACGACCTGGTCCAGGCGCTGCGCGACTCGGCCCGCCGGGTGCTCAAGTACGCCGAGGACAACGCGCTGCTGCACGCCGTGGTCTCCGCGACCCACGGGGCCGACACCGAGCTGCTGCCGCTCCTGACGACCCACGCGCAGTTCCTCATGGAGGGCGCGAAGCAGGTCGTCCTGGAGCGGATCCAGGGCTACGAGATCAACATCCCCGACGACCGCCTGGACGCGGCGATCGACATGGTGATCCGCCTGGTGCTCTCCCACGTCATGCAGCCCGGCGGCGACCCGGTGACCACCGCCGACGACATCGCGTGGATCGCCGCGCGGGTGATCGGCGAGGAGTCCTAG
- a CDS encoding M15 family metallopeptidase: MGAAHRSARVAALAAVALISVACGGSEEPEHPDDPTNAAGSHGTTSSGVPEPSDRIRPTVEPPGPLGSPLYGDDLLVVSDETLPEDLVEQIQAVKIDGDKGVLASEQFSLGQVSLESKWYNIAAVDPETFRRFDLGAKTFPAQWERIAAGEISVPAVGAGRLPMDEEKYLPIGTGEQVQEIHVGALWEQQIGNVDMIVNEPWGEELGLPQGNALLIHTGSKAPQLVREAIQKFAPELSITDLDIVAETGIDPGTFQSVVPVGTYADAVGTFRYTPIGGGRVQPEAQWVREHIVTETVPLLGQLTCNKYMMPQLKAALAEVQRRGLGEEVYQTAGCYYPRFIAGTTTLSNHSFGLAIDINSLENQRGTVGQMHPEVVAIFKYWGFAWGGDWSYTDPMHFELREIVEPG; encoded by the coding sequence ATGGGGGCAGCGCACCGGAGCGCGCGCGTCGCGGCCTTGGCCGCGGTCGCGCTCATCAGCGTTGCCTGCGGCGGCTCCGAGGAGCCCGAGCACCCGGACGACCCGACCAACGCCGCCGGCTCCCACGGCACCACCTCCTCCGGCGTGCCGGAACCCTCCGACCGGATCCGCCCGACGGTGGAGCCGCCGGGGCCGCTGGGCAGCCCGCTGTACGGCGACGACCTGCTCGTCGTCAGCGACGAGACCCTGCCGGAGGACCTCGTCGAGCAGATCCAGGCCGTGAAGATCGACGGCGACAAGGGCGTGCTGGCGTCCGAGCAGTTCTCTCTCGGCCAGGTCTCGCTCGAGTCCAAGTGGTACAACATCGCGGCCGTCGACCCGGAGACGTTTCGGCGGTTCGACCTCGGCGCCAAGACCTTCCCGGCGCAGTGGGAGCGGATCGCGGCGGGCGAGATTTCCGTACCCGCGGTCGGGGCAGGGCGCCTGCCGATGGACGAGGAGAAGTACCTGCCGATCGGCACGGGTGAACAGGTGCAAGAGATCCACGTCGGTGCGCTGTGGGAGCAGCAGATCGGCAACGTCGACATGATCGTCAACGAGCCCTGGGGCGAGGAGCTGGGACTCCCGCAGGGCAACGCGCTGCTCATCCACACCGGCTCGAAGGCACCGCAGCTGGTGCGCGAGGCGATCCAGAAGTTCGCTCCGGAGCTTTCGATCACCGATCTCGACATCGTGGCCGAGACCGGCATCGATCCCGGCACTTTCCAGTCGGTCGTCCCGGTCGGCACGTACGCCGACGCGGTCGGGACCTTCCGCTACACCCCCATCGGCGGCGGCCGCGTGCAGCCGGAAGCTCAGTGGGTGCGGGAGCACATCGTCACGGAGACGGTGCCGCTGCTCGGCCAGCTCACGTGCAACAAGTACATGATGCCGCAGCTCAAGGCCGCGCTCGCCGAGGTGCAGCGGCGGGGCCTGGGCGAGGAGGTCTACCAGACGGCGGGCTGCTACTACCCCCGCTTCATCGCCGGTACGACGACCCTCTCCAACCACTCGTTCGGCCTGGCCATCGACATCAACTCCCTGGAGAACCAGCGCGGCACGGTCGGGCAGATGCACCCGGAGGTCGTCGCGATCTTCAAGTATTGGGGCTTCGCCTGGGGCGGCGACTGGAGCTACACCGACCCCATGCATTTCGAGCTCCGGGAGATCGTCGAGCCGGGCTGA
- a CDS encoding CaiB/BaiF CoA transferase family protein: MTYALGQGTGPLKGIKVVEIAGIGPGPHACMTLADLGADVIRIERPGGQMLTGGPHDLMNRGRPSVALDLKTPEAVATVLDLVADADVLVEGMRPGVAERLGFGPDACRERNPRLVYGRMTGWGQDGPWAHAAGHDMNYIAITGTLHGLGQVPEKPQFPANLVGDFGGGSTYLVIGILAALLEARVSGEGQVVDAAIVDGTAHLNTMTAAFLGAGTFQEKRRSNLLDGGAPYYDIYETADGEHMSVGALEPQFYDQFVELLGIKDVAPDRYDLATYDELRDLIAAKFKERTRDEWSAIFDGTDACVAPILRMSEAPSHPHVKAREIFVEHEGFVQPQPAPRFSRTGASLGLPPAAQPGLHTREALTAWGIADVDGLIERGAAVQAE, translated from the coding sequence ATGACGTACGCGCTGGGTCAGGGCACCGGCCCGCTGAAGGGCATCAAGGTCGTCGAGATCGCCGGCATCGGCCCGGGTCCGCACGCGTGCATGACGCTCGCCGACCTCGGCGCCGACGTGATCCGGATCGAGCGGCCCGGCGGGCAGATGCTCACCGGCGGCCCGCACGACCTGATGAACCGCGGCCGCCCGAGCGTCGCGCTCGACCTCAAGACCCCGGAGGCCGTCGCCACGGTCCTCGACCTGGTCGCCGACGCCGACGTGCTCGTCGAGGGCATGCGTCCCGGGGTCGCCGAGCGGCTGGGCTTCGGGCCCGACGCCTGCCGCGAGCGCAACCCGCGCCTGGTCTACGGGCGGATGACCGGCTGGGGCCAGGACGGCCCGTGGGCGCACGCAGCCGGCCACGACATGAACTACATCGCGATCACCGGCACCCTGCACGGACTCGGCCAGGTGCCGGAGAAGCCGCAGTTCCCCGCCAACCTCGTGGGCGACTTCGGCGGCGGCTCGACGTACCTCGTGATCGGCATCCTCGCCGCCCTGCTCGAGGCTCGGGTCTCGGGCGAGGGCCAGGTGGTCGACGCGGCGATCGTCGACGGCACCGCCCACCTCAACACGATGACCGCCGCGTTCCTCGGCGCCGGCACGTTCCAGGAGAAGCGCCGCAGCAACCTGCTCGACGGCGGCGCGCCCTACTACGACATCTACGAGACCGCCGACGGCGAGCACATGTCCGTCGGCGCACTGGAGCCGCAGTTCTACGACCAGTTCGTCGAGCTGCTCGGCATCAAGGACGTCGCGCCCGACCGCTACGACCTCGCGACGTACGACGAGCTGCGCGACCTGATCGCCGCGAAGTTCAAGGAGCGCACCCGCGACGAGTGGAGCGCGATCTTCGACGGCACCGACGCCTGCGTCGCGCCGATCCTCCGGATGAGCGAGGCGCCCAGCCACCCGCACGTCAAGGCCCGCGAGATCTTCGTCGAGCACGAGGGCTTCGTGCAGCCCCAGCCCGCGCCCCGGTTCTCCCGCACCGGGGCGAGCCTCGGGCTCCCTCCCGCCGCCCAACCCGGGCTGCACACGCGCGAGGCGCTCACCGCGTGGGGGATCGCCGACGTGGACGGGCTCATCGAGCGCGGGGCCGCCGTCCAGGCGGAGTGA
- a CDS encoding DEAD/DEAH box helicase, which translates to MTTSFADLGVPAPLVTVLDAAGITVPTPIQAATLPDSLAGKDLLGRGRTGSGKTYAFSLPVVARLTQSARRPAPKRPRALILAPTRELVSQIQATLEPLAKAAGLSTTTVFGGVGQGPQVSALRRGVDIVLACPGRLEDLIGQGHCDLLAVEITVLDEADHMADLGFLPAVRRLLDRTPKGGQRMLFSATLDNAIDVLVKRFLSQPVVHEADSAQSPVAKMDHHVLHVTRELRLPVLVDLASAPGRTVVFTRTKHGAKALARQLNKNGVPSVELHGNLSQGARTRNMEAFHEGRATTLVATDIAARGIHVDDVALVVHADPPAEHKAYLHRSGRTARAGAAGTVVTLMTDDQRSDVRALTRAAGIRPTTTRLADSSHPVLKELAPGERERPGGLVVVTDGGSNGGGRSGGRGRGNGSRGKSSGQKGRAQGGKGGQQRTQQSASGGAKSGGAKSGGGQGGRRRGGSSSAGSARRRTGSGGGHSAASFSAGMR; encoded by the coding sequence ATGACCACGAGCTTCGCCGACCTCGGCGTGCCCGCCCCGCTGGTGACCGTCCTCGACGCCGCCGGCATCACCGTCCCCACGCCCATCCAGGCCGCGACGCTGCCCGACTCGCTCGCCGGCAAGGACCTGCTCGGCCGCGGCCGCACCGGCTCCGGCAAGACCTACGCCTTCAGCCTCCCGGTCGTCGCGCGGCTCACCCAGTCGGCACGGCGCCCGGCGCCCAAGCGGCCGCGTGCGCTGATCCTCGCGCCCACCCGTGAGCTGGTCAGCCAGATCCAGGCGACCCTCGAGCCGCTCGCGAAGGCCGCCGGCCTGAGCACGACCACCGTCTTCGGCGGCGTCGGCCAGGGCCCGCAGGTGTCCGCGCTGCGCCGCGGCGTCGACATCGTCCTCGCCTGCCCGGGCCGGCTCGAGGACCTCATCGGCCAGGGCCACTGCGACCTCTTGGCCGTCGAGATCACCGTGCTCGACGAGGCCGACCACATGGCCGACCTCGGCTTCCTGCCGGCCGTCCGCCGGCTCCTCGACCGGACGCCCAAGGGCGGCCAGCGGATGCTGTTCTCCGCCACGCTCGACAACGCGATCGACGTGCTCGTGAAGCGGTTCCTCAGCCAGCCGGTGGTGCACGAGGCCGACTCCGCCCAGTCGCCCGTCGCCAAGATGGACCATCACGTCCTCCACGTGACGCGCGAGCTGCGGCTGCCGGTGCTCGTCGACCTCGCCTCGGCCCCCGGCCGCACGGTCGTCTTCACCCGCACCAAGCACGGCGCCAAGGCCCTCGCGCGGCAGCTCAACAAGAACGGCGTCCCGAGCGTCGAGCTGCACGGCAACCTGAGCCAGGGTGCCCGGACCCGCAACATGGAGGCGTTCCACGAGGGCCGCGCGACGACCCTCGTCGCCACCGACATCGCCGCCCGCGGCATCCACGTCGACGACGTCGCGCTGGTCGTGCACGCCGACCCGCCGGCCGAGCACAAGGCCTACCTGCACCGCTCCGGCCGTACGGCGCGCGCCGGCGCCGCGGGCACCGTCGTGACGCTGATGACCGACGACCAGCGCTCCGACGTCCGCGCACTCACCCGCGCCGCGGGCATCCGCCCGACCACCACCCGGCTCGCCGACTCCAGCCACCCGGTGCTGAAGGAGCTCGCCCCGGGCGAGCGCGAGCGGCCCGGCGGGCTGGTCGTGGTCACCGATGGTGGCTCCAACGGTGGCGGCCGCTCCGGCGGCCGGGGCCGCGGCAACGGCTCGCGCGGCAAGTCCTCGGGTCAGAAGGGCCGGGCGCAGGGCGGCAAGGGCGGCCAGCAGCGGACCCAGCAGTCCGCTTCCGGCGGCGCCAAGTCCGGCGGCGCCAAGTCCGGCGGCGGCCAGGGCGGCCGGCGTCGCGGCGGCAGCTCGAGCGCCGGCTCGGCGCGGCGCCGTACCGGCTCCGGCGGCGGCCACAGCGCCGCCTCGTTCAGCGCCGGGATGCGCTGA
- a CDS encoding MerR family transcriptional regulator, which yields MVKGEGRATEVTPGGGRSGDGARKGDGSDRLLTLAELTERVGITVRTVRFYTTKGLLPPPIRRGRSGYYSPQHVARLELVQELQSHGFTLSAIERYVAGIPADATPEDIALARTMLAPWQSDLPVEMDHAQLETKAGRPLSDDDVATMQALGVLRRRGSSYLVAGNQLAIGVRLLELGFPREVAVAAATVYREHGEQMAKELYDVIQEKLAPLYDDPQSEHFREVMERLKPLSVGGLVSAYEAAVARAARRPRRR from the coding sequence ATGGTCAAGGGCGAGGGTCGTGCGACGGAGGTCACACCGGGTGGCGGGCGCTCCGGCGACGGGGCGCGGAAGGGCGACGGTTCCGACCGGCTGCTGACGCTGGCCGAGCTCACCGAGCGGGTCGGCATCACGGTGCGGACCGTGCGCTTCTACACGACCAAGGGCCTGCTGCCGCCGCCGATCCGGCGCGGCCGCTCGGGCTACTACAGCCCCCAGCACGTGGCGCGGCTCGAGCTCGTCCAGGAGCTGCAGAGCCACGGGTTCACCCTGTCGGCGATCGAGCGGTACGTCGCCGGCATCCCTGCCGACGCGACGCCGGAGGACATCGCGCTGGCGCGCACCATGCTCGCGCCGTGGCAGTCCGACCTCCCGGTCGAGATGGACCACGCGCAGCTCGAGACCAAGGCCGGGCGCCCGCTCTCCGACGACGACGTCGCCACGATGCAGGCGCTCGGCGTGCTGCGCAGGCGCGGCTCGTCGTACCTCGTCGCGGGCAACCAGCTCGCGATCGGCGTACGGCTGCTGGAGCTGGGGTTCCCCCGCGAGGTCGCCGTCGCGGCCGCGACCGTCTACCGCGAGCACGGCGAGCAGATGGCCAAGGAGCTCTACGACGTCATCCAGGAGAAGCTCGCGCCGCTCTACGACGACCCGCAGTCCGAGCACTTCCGCGAGGTCATGGAGCGGCTCAAGCCGCTGTCGGTCGGCGGTCTGGTCTCGGCCTACGAGGCCGCCGTGGCCCGCGCGGCCCGGAGGCCGCGCCGGCGCTAG
- a CDS encoding acetyl-CoA C-acetyltransferase, translated as MAEAFVYDHLRTPRGKGKANGSLHEVKPVDLAVGLLHELEARNPSLDTNRVDDVVLGVVSPIGDQGGDIAKTAALAAGYPETVAGVQLNRFCASGLEAVNQAAGRVRGGFEHLIVAGGVESMSRVPMGSDGGAWATDPRTAFGTSFVPQGIGADLIATVEGWDREDVDAYAAESHHRAAKASANGYFDGALVPVKDINGLTVLDRDETIRPDTSVEGLAGLKPSFAGIGADAGFDDVALEKYHWLEKINHVHHAGNSSGIVDGAALTLIGSEQAGTDLGLTPRARIVATAVSGADPVIMLTGPAPAARKALAVAGLEVSDIDLFEINEAFAAVAMRFMRDMGISHDITNVNGGAIAMGHPLGATGAMILGTLIDELERRDLRRGLATLCVGGGMGIATIVELV; from the coding sequence ATGGCAGAAGCATTCGTGTACGACCACCTGCGCACGCCGCGCGGCAAGGGCAAGGCCAACGGCTCCCTCCACGAGGTGAAGCCCGTCGACCTCGCTGTCGGCCTGCTCCACGAGCTCGAGGCGCGCAACCCGAGCCTCGACACGAACCGGGTCGACGACGTCGTCCTCGGCGTCGTGAGCCCGATCGGCGACCAGGGCGGCGACATCGCCAAGACCGCGGCGCTGGCTGCGGGCTACCCCGAGACCGTGGCGGGTGTGCAGCTCAACCGGTTCTGCGCCTCCGGCCTCGAGGCCGTCAACCAGGCCGCCGGCCGGGTGCGCGGCGGGTTCGAGCACCTGATCGTCGCCGGCGGCGTCGAGTCGATGAGCCGCGTCCCGATGGGCTCCGACGGCGGCGCCTGGGCCACCGACCCGCGCACCGCCTTCGGCACCAGCTTCGTGCCCCAGGGCATCGGCGCCGACCTGATCGCCACGGTCGAGGGCTGGGACCGCGAGGACGTCGACGCCTACGCCGCCGAGTCCCACCACCGCGCCGCGAAGGCGTCGGCCAACGGCTACTTCGACGGCGCCCTCGTGCCGGTCAAGGACATCAACGGCCTGACCGTGCTCGACCGCGACGAGACCATCCGCCCCGACACCTCCGTCGAGGGCCTCGCCGGCCTCAAGCCGTCCTTCGCCGGCATCGGCGCCGACGCCGGCTTCGACGACGTCGCGCTGGAGAAGTACCACTGGCTCGAGAAGATCAACCACGTCCACCACGCCGGCAACTCCTCCGGCATCGTCGACGGCGCCGCGCTCACGCTGATCGGTTCCGAGCAGGCGGGCACCGACCTCGGCCTCACGCCGCGGGCCCGGATCGTCGCCACCGCCGTGTCCGGCGCCGACCCGGTCATCATGCTGACCGGCCCCGCCCCGGCTGCCCGCAAGGCGCTCGCGGTCGCCGGCCTCGAGGTCTCGGACATCGACCTCTTCGAGATCAACGAGGCGTTCGCCGCCGTCGCCATGCGGTTCATGCGCGACATGGGCATCAGCCACGACATCACCAACGTCAACGGCGGCGCGATCGCCATGGGCCACCCGCTCGGCGCCACCGGCGCGATGATCCTCGGCACCCTGATCGACGAGCTCGAGCGGCGCGACCTGCGCCGCGGCCTCGCGACGCTCTGCGTCGGCGGCGGCATGGGCATCGCGACCATCGTCGAGCTGGTCTGA